gaggagttgtgaacaaatgacattgattttctgttttagaattgtagtctgcctatCTAGGGTTGCTTCCAGCAAGCAATCATTTTTCCATAGCTGAGAGTCCAGACCCTATGTTCGCAGCAAAGCGTTGAGTCAGAATCCTCTAAGATtcaccattttcttttccaagtgTGATAAATACAGGAGGGGAATCATCGATGGCTCCGCCTGCAGCAGTCTGTGTGAAAAAGAAACGCTCTACCTGGGCAGGTGTCTGTCTACGCTACCAAACAACCAGGTTGGAGATGCTATGATTTCTTCTTAAACTGCTATTCACTAACAGTTAGCATAGTAGCTGCTGTTTGGCTGACACTCTGCTTTTTTCCAGGTGTACACAGGAAGCTGGGGGGACCATGGCGGGATCATCCGCTGCAAACTCGGGGAGGTGGGTCACTACGAGCTGGGCGAGGAGCCGGAGCCACGAAAAGAAACCCCAGTGTTCGATAAGCCTAACAGAGGCACCTCTGTTGAGAAGTTCAAAGAGATGCTCTTCAACCATCTCAAGGTGGAGCAGCATCCACCTGAGTGATTCAAGTTTGCACACAACTAAAACCTCGATGGATGAAAACCTTACATGTCTTCCCTTCTCTACCAGTCCAAGCTTGGAGAGCATGCAGACCTTCCCAGTCTCGTCAGCCAGATCCTCTCTGTCGCCGACGGCAACAGAGATGGACGAGTGTCACTCCCAGAGGCTCGTTCAACGTGGGCCCTTCTGCAGATGGATGAGGTAGTTTAAATGTTGTAGCTTAAGGATGGACAGTGATTTTATGGTGGTCCTTTGATAAGATTAATCAGGTTTGTCTTCAATTTGAAACAAAGGGCCTCAGTGTTGCTATTTAATTCTGGTTGAATGgttgaaaaatctttttatcaGAAATGGTGGAACTCCTTTCATTTCTCAGAGTATCCCCACTTTCAGTCACAGTCTATAACTTGACAGTTATAGCCTTGACTTGTTGGGGTCATTGAGGATTCTTGATGTTTCTCTACTAAAGCTGCTGCAAAATTTGTGCTGCCGCATGTTTGCAGTGTCCAAACTCTCAACTGTGACCATGTTTCAACCATCTAGTTGTTGATTTGAGTTGAAGAAGGAGAATTTGGAAGTATTCCACCTCAGCCATTATTCTCTTTGGTTTGTGCAGTACAGCTGTACTTCTGGCAGAGAAAAAGATCCTCAGCTTGACTCTACCACCACCATGGTGGTAGGTTGCAAAATCCAAGCATTCCTATagtcattttctaaatatttgtctAGATCATATTGTTATGTTGCGGTTTCATCACTGTGGATGTTGATACTTGTGCCCAGCCTCTGGTTTATTGTCTGCTTGAATCttgttgtttatttagaaaaacttcAACTAATTTCCTTTCATCAGTTGTTGGCAGTTTGGGTCAGATTGTTGAACCTTTGACACAGTTGGCTGTTCCTACCAGACAATCATTTCACCACAAGTTAGTTTAGGAAAGCTTGCAATAAACTTTCCAAAGTTATGACCCCAAACCTTTAGAAGATTGATCGAATCCGCTTCAAAGCAAGAAAAcggttagtttttatttattgatgctgaatgttttttctgtaGCCTTGCATTGACACAGATTTCTACTCTGTTCATCGAGGTTCTGCTGGGCCTGCTGCTCCAGGACCGCGGGCATACACCACGCCTTCTTGGCTACTGCGGAGATCTCTACATGACGGAGCGGATCCCCAACGGGCCCCTCTACGGGTTCTCATTGCCCTGGCCTCTTGTTTCCTGGGTGCCAGGAGGTTTGCAGCACACCATGGACCAGTGGTTCACCCCTTCCTGGCCTCGCAAAGCTAAAATCTCCATGGGCCTGCTGGAGCTCGTGGAGGACATTTTTCACGGTACCTACGGGAGCTTTCTGATCTGCGACCTCGCTGCCATGCACTTTGGTTACACCGACCGCCATGAGCTCCGGCTCACCAACACGCAAGTGTTGGTCCCTGAAGAGGAGTTCAGGCGCACCATGAGAGTCCTGAAGTGTGAGACAGACGCCGACTGCGTGTATGGAGCGGACTGCCAGACTTCATGCGACCCATCTGAGAAGCGGTGCAGGGAGGAGCCGGTTCAGCCCAACCTCGCAAAAGCGTGCGGCGTGTTGAAGGACTACATTCTGCGTGGGGTGCCTTCAGAAATGAGAgaggagctggagaggcagcTGTATGCCTGCATGGCTCTCAGAGGCAACGCCGGTCAGATGAACATGGAACACTCGCTCATCCTCAACAACCTGAAAGCTCTGCTTTGGAAACGGATCTCGCACACCAAGGACTCATGATGTGGGGGTGATTGTCGTTTTGAAACCATGATCGTCAGGTCTCCAAGTGGAGCAGAGTGAAAGCAATGCTGTGATTTATGAGTAGAATATATAATGAAATCATATCTATCACCCTCTAACACTTGTGAATAGAGATGCACTGATGAGAACGTTGGGGCCAATTTccaatctttgttttttataaagcaTTACCAATTTTCACACTGCgatttctcttttaaaactaGTGTGAGACGATATTAAGACAcaattccaaatatttttttcaagccTGTTTGCTGTGAGCGGCCATATTTAAATAGAGCAGAGACAACAGCAAGCAGGTGTGTAGGAGCAGTAGCTGCAAAGCAAaattttattactgttttataACCAAGGAAAAAAATGATTGCACATGTTCAGCTggatttagcattttatttacgATTAGCATAGttagcattaaaaaaacagtattaTTGGTGTGTAATCCCTTTAGACTCCTGTGATAATTTCAAATTCAGGATATTCCAAGGTGGAGGTTTAAAtttcaaacaattaaaacaaagcacTTTTACCATAATGTGTTCAGCCTTCCTATTGGGTTTTGCCCACCTCCTTTCAGGAggagcaaacaaacaaaggtgctctaattcattttcattttgttttgcagagtgGTATTTAAGTACGGCACATTAATTTAACTGTTTGAAACTATTTGAAACACCAAATTTACCGTAAATTAGTTAGCAAGTTtaatatcttttgtttttaaactttgggACAGGTGTGTAAAATGTACTAccactacaaaataaaatcaagtgatGCAGTTGGGGGGCGGGCCCTGGTGGTGttggggccctaagcagctGCTTACGGTAACTTGCATTTGACTGGGGCCGGCTAATTtcggattttatttttagtttctcaCCAGTGATTAACTAAGACAAAAATCCCAATTTGCTCTACATCTCTACTTGCAAATGATAAATCCAGTTGTCCTTCCTCCTCTCTTAATATTCTAAAAGTTTGGGACCTAAAACCTGAACTCAGTGATTGTGTGTTCTCATCAGGCAAATTTGAAACAAGTCATAGAATCTTATggtaatgttttgtgttgttcaCCACAGTGGAATGTTATCTTTGAGATAATGACTTGACTAATTCACTCGTTCTGCCAAAACCATCCTACAGCGGATCTACATCAGCTTTACTTTGATGTGAAGAAGTATTAGAAAATCAGAGTGCACTTTTAAATAGGATGAGacaaatatttgatcaaatccACAGGGGACCACTGTTGGCACTTGcactcctttattttttttgaactGCACTTAGAAAACTAAACGAAacgaaatataaacaaaacatgcacATCGAAAATCAAACTTAGgactgttttatatttcactaAATGATAGAGTTAGTTTTTGAGGTTAGAAAAGAAGATTCTTTCCTACACGCTTAGAACTCACTATGACTTTAATAAACTCAGTGATAGAAAGATAAACTACAAAGAGGCAGCATGACACTGATGTAAACTATGGTACAGCTGCTTAGATGAACCTTCTATCAACAAGAGATCTTACTGTTCCTTTAAAGAAGCTTTGCTTTTAGTTTCTTATTATCACAACGAGATGTAATGTCATTGTCGAAGCTGTAATCTGAAAGTTGAGAGCTGGTCAAAGCTTTACGTTATTGTGCTGGATTTCCTGATTTTCAATAGGTTCTTTCTGGGCCCAGTGTACAAGGTAAATTTCAAACCCAgtttgggtgtgtgtttgtgtcttacAGATCCAGGCCATTTG
This is a stretch of genomic DNA from Gambusia affinis linkage group LG12, SWU_Gaff_1.0, whole genome shotgun sequence. It encodes these proteins:
- the dipk1aa gene encoding divergent protein kinase domain 1A, yielding MAKGLFPRAWVKKSFYFQARISFMRVKYLFLTWLTVLVGSWVLYVQYSAYTELCRGHECKNAICDKYRRGIIDGSACSSLCEKETLYLGRCLSTLPNNQVYTGSWGDHGGIIRCKLGEVGHYELGEEPEPRKETPVFDKPNRGTSVEKFKEMLFNHLKSKLGEHADLPSLVSQILSVADGNRDGRVSLPEARSTWALLQMDEVLLGLLLQDRGHTPRLLGYCGDLYMTERIPNGPLYGFSLPWPLVSWVPGGLQHTMDQWFTPSWPRKAKISMGLLELVEDIFHGTYGSFLICDLAAMHFGYTDRHELRLTNTQVLVPEEEFRRTMRVLKCETDADCVYGADCQTSCDPSEKRCREEPVQPNLAKACGVLKDYILRGVPSEMREELERQLYACMALRGNAGQMNMEHSLILNNLKALLWKRISHTKDS